Proteins encoded by one window of Psychromonas sp. L1A2:
- the sixA gene encoding phosphohistidine phosphatase SixA, giving the protein MQIYIMRHGQAEMMAFSDAERNLTDIGREESELMAKYLVKKEVTLDAVLVSPYVRAQQTWESVSPFFEGVTNIQVLPCLTPSGSARKTVDELLALQAQGVKSVLLVSHLPLVGYIVGELAPAAGVPAFSPSAIGHITLSDEDGFAELLSLTTVSQVNQ; this is encoded by the coding sequence ATGCAAATATATATAATGCGCCATGGACAGGCGGAAATGATGGCTTTTTCAGATGCCGAACGTAATTTAACGGATATCGGCCGTGAAGAATCTGAATTAATGGCTAAATATCTTGTGAAAAAAGAGGTGACATTAGATGCGGTACTAGTGAGTCCTTATGTAAGAGCACAACAAACTTGGGAATCAGTTAGTCCCTTTTTTGAAGGCGTAACTAATATCCAAGTGTTACCTTGTTTAACACCTAGTGGTAGCGCTAGAAAAACAGTCGATGAACTGTTGGCTTTACAAGCACAGGGCGTTAAATCTGTATTATTGGTTTCGCATTTACCGTTAGTCGGTTATATCGTCGGTGAGTTAGCACCGGCTGCAGGGGTACCTGCTTTTTCTCCTTCAGCGATCGGCCACATTACATTAAGTGATGAAGATGGTTTTGCTGAATTATTAAGTTTAACGACTGTCTCTCAAGTGAACCAATAA
- a CDS encoding ArsJ-associated glyceraldehyde-3-phosphate dehydrogenase — MTIKVGINGFGRIGRLVMRASFDWPEIEFVQINDVAGDAKTLAHLLEFDSIQGRWAHAVESTDSTMTIAGKSIAMSQQKDIDAVDWSGCDVVVEATGVHREKALLDKYIAQGVKRVVVSAPVKHADVANIVVGVNDHVFNAELHKIVTAASCTTNCLAPIVKVIHEKIGITNAAFTTIHDLTNTQTILDAPHKDLRRARACGMSLIPTTTGSAKAIVEIFPELKDKINGHAVRVPLANASLTDIVFELDRDTTAEEVNQLLEQASEGELAGILGFETRPLVSIDYRGDQRSTIVDALSTMMIGKRMLKIYAWYDNEMGYATRTAELMKKVGLA; from the coding sequence ATGACAATTAAAGTAGGCATAAATGGATTTGGGCGTATTGGTCGTTTAGTAATGAGAGCTTCATTTGACTGGCCAGAGATTGAGTTTGTTCAAATTAACGATGTCGCTGGCGATGCTAAAACCTTAGCGCATTTATTAGAATTTGATTCAATTCAAGGTCGCTGGGCACATGCCGTTGAAAGTACAGACAGCACAATGACGATTGCAGGTAAATCAATTGCAATGAGTCAACAGAAAGATATTGATGCAGTTGATTGGTCGGGGTGTGATGTTGTTGTTGAAGCAACAGGTGTACACCGCGAAAAAGCGTTATTAGATAAATATATCGCACAAGGTGTAAAACGAGTAGTGGTCTCTGCACCCGTAAAACATGCTGATGTTGCTAACATCGTAGTAGGTGTAAATGACCATGTCTTTAATGCTGAGCTACATAAAATTGTAACAGCGGCGTCTTGTACTACTAACTGTTTGGCGCCTATTGTAAAAGTGATTCATGAGAAAATTGGCATTACTAATGCTGCTTTTACCACTATTCATGATTTAACTAATACACAAACTATTCTAGATGCACCGCACAAAGATTTACGTCGTGCACGTGCTTGTGGCATGAGTTTGATACCCACGACAACCGGATCTGCAAAAGCAATTGTTGAAATATTCCCAGAATTGAAAGACAAAATAAACGGTCATGCGGTTCGCGTTCCATTAGCTAATGCATCGTTGACAGATATTGTTTTTGAATTAGACCGCGATACAACCGCAGAAGAAGTAAATCAACTATTAGAGCAAGCTTCAGAAGGTGAATTAGCTGGAATATTAGGCTTTGAAACACGACCTTTAGTGTCAATTGATTACCGTGGCGATCAACGTTCAACGATAGTTGATGCATTATCGACCATGATGATTGGCAAGCGCATGTTAAAAATCTACGCGTGGTATGACAATGAAATGGGCTATGCAACACGTACTGCCGAGTTAATGAAAAAAGTTGGGTTAGCCTAA
- a CDS encoding caspase family protein, with protein MNLAIVIGVDSYTSNDFDHLPACNNDARVVEKVLNNIKDFKEILYINKNESGFQIKGLISDFIEKYKRSEVSELLFYFSGHGERFEDDFFYLPADFNRAKKETTGLRNSELDGWIKSIAPKLCVKIVDACFSGTQYIKSESNTESELKKSAQKYGLNDLYFWFSSRENEVSYAGSEFSRFTESILTALTEHKGEIRYRDIMAYVADDFSNAGSSKPVFITQADNIEKFGVVSDETHQIIFDEFGLEEEGTSVEGEKVKEPIHKKEESIYDLVKLASSEFCFSEKVLADFITDFNNNINVWSDDFKKLYDIKISQNLVSYEVPNTSRIGEWLLENKEVDYFAIPTRKTEEYEVEEYKSLPKKPLNKYDISNKLASLTHLGIGGKYNTEYKLETVTKTRSYVDGFRYSHSIKNRITSIIFEPTIEIIKSISLFIIPIYSNSKLVLHYSFEELNRSNWGEHSSPSCEKWKVVDIKINSVDSAKSSADYIKKEITTYVENKLKNIVGK; from the coding sequence TTGAATTTAGCAATAGTAATTGGTGTAGATAGTTATACATCTAACGATTTTGATCATTTACCTGCATGTAACAATGATGCGAGAGTCGTTGAAAAGGTTTTAAATAACATAAAGGATTTCAAAGAAATACTTTATATTAATAAAAATGAATCGGGTTTCCAAATTAAAGGTTTAATCTCAGACTTTATTGAAAAATATAAAAGATCTGAGGTAAGCGAGCTTTTGTTTTATTTTTCAGGTCACGGGGAGAGGTTTGAAGATGACTTCTTTTATTTGCCGGCTGATTTTAATAGAGCTAAAAAGGAAACAACAGGCTTAAGAAACTCTGAACTGGACGGGTGGATAAAAAGTATTGCACCTAAGCTTTGCGTGAAAATAGTGGATGCTTGTTTTAGTGGTACGCAATATATTAAGAGTGAGTCGAATACTGAGAGCGAATTGAAAAAATCAGCTCAAAAGTATGGCTTGAATGATTTGTATTTTTGGTTTTCGTCAAGAGAAAACGAAGTATCTTATGCTGGCAGTGAATTTAGTCGTTTTACTGAAAGTATCCTCACTGCTTTAACAGAGCATAAAGGTGAAATACGATATAGAGACATTATGGCTTATGTAGCTGATGATTTTTCTAATGCAGGATCATCAAAACCAGTATTTATAACTCAAGCTGATAATATTGAAAAATTTGGTGTCGTTTCTGACGAAACCCATCAAATAATATTTGATGAATTTGGCTTAGAAGAGGAAGGAACTTCGGTAGAAGGAGAAAAGGTAAAAGAACCAATTCATAAGAAAGAAGAATCAATATATGATCTTGTTAAATTAGCTTCATCAGAGTTCTGTTTTTCTGAAAAAGTATTAGCAGATTTTATTACTGATTTTAATAACAATATCAATGTTTGGAGTGATGATTTTAAAAAGCTTTATGATATCAAGATTAGTCAAAATTTGGTTTCTTATGAAGTTCCAAATACAAGTCGAATTGGTGAGTGGCTATTAGAAAATAAAGAAGTAGATTACTTTGCAATTCCGACTAGGAAAACAGAAGAATATGAGGTCGAAGAGTATAAATCGTTACCTAAAAAACCTTTAAACAAATATGACATATCAAATAAGTTGGCCTCTTTAACTCATTTGGGAATTGGTGGGAAATATAATACTGAATATAAGTTAGAAACAGTTACTAAAACTCGTTCTTATGTAGATGGGTTTCGCTACAGCCACTCAATAAAAAATCGTATAACTTCGATTATTTTTGAACCTACAATTGAAATAATTAAATCAATTAGCTTATTTATAATCCCCATATACTCGAACAGTAAATTAGTTTTACATTATTCGTTTGAAGAACTCAACCGCTCTAATTGGGGAGAACATTCATCCCCCTCTTGTGAAAAATGGAAGGTGGTTGACATAAAAATTAATTCTGTTGATTCAGCTAAATCAAGCGCTGATTATATAAAAAAAGAAATAACTACTTATGTAGAAAATAAATTAAAAAATATAGTAGGAAAATAA
- a CDS encoding AAA family ATPase encodes MAKQQLNQLRHYLNQMILGQSELVDSLLIALLADGHILVESPPGLAKTRAINALSDGIEGDFHRIQFTPDLLPSDVTGTDIFRQETGQFIFEKGPIFHNLILADEINRAPAKVQSALLEAMAERQVTVGKTTYPLPELFLVMATQNPLEQEGTYPLPEAQLDRFIMHIQLDYPDADTERLILQLNQKEILKEKVAEVTPLLNEQIFSMREEVMKVTIAPHLEQYLIDLIIATREPARFGEQLSQWISYGASPRATLALMRTAKARAWLNDRDYVMPEDIISNLYPVLRHRLILSYEAEAQGVNANQVIQEIINQVAIAG; translated from the coding sequence ATGGCAAAACAACAATTAAATCAATTACGTCACTATTTAAATCAAATGATCTTAGGGCAAAGTGAGCTTGTTGATAGCTTATTAATTGCTTTATTAGCCGATGGACACATTTTAGTTGAAAGCCCTCCTGGTTTAGCGAAAACCCGTGCAATCAACGCACTATCGGATGGTATTGAAGGCGATTTTCATCGTATCCAATTTACGCCAGACCTATTACCTTCAGATGTCACCGGTACTGATATCTTCCGTCAAGAGACGGGGCAATTTATTTTTGAAAAAGGCCCTATATTCCATAATTTAATATTGGCGGATGAAATCAACCGTGCACCTGCAAAAGTGCAATCGGCATTATTAGAGGCGATGGCAGAGCGACAAGTTACGGTTGGTAAAACAACTTACCCACTACCAGAGTTATTCTTAGTGATGGCAACACAAAATCCGTTAGAGCAAGAAGGAACGTACCCATTGCCTGAAGCGCAATTAGACCGTTTCATTATGCATATACAGCTTGATTATCCTGATGCTGATACTGAACGCTTAATATTACAGTTAAATCAAAAAGAGATCTTAAAAGAGAAAGTCGCCGAAGTAACGCCGTTGTTGAACGAACAAATATTCAGCATGCGTGAAGAAGTCATGAAAGTCACTATTGCTCCTCACTTAGAGCAATACTTGATTGACTTGATTATCGCAACGCGTGAACCAGCTCGTTTTGGTGAGCAACTTTCACAATGGATAAGTTACGGTGCAAGTCCACGCGCAACATTGGCTTTAATGAGAACAGCAAAAGCCCGTGCATGGTTAAATGACCGTGATTACGTGATGCCAGAAGATATTATTAGTAATTTATACCCTGTTTTACGTCATCGACTTATTTTAAGTTACGAAGCTGAAGCGCAAGGTGTTAATGCTAATCAAGTTATTCAAGAAATTATTAATCAGGTGGCGATCGCAGGATAA
- a CDS encoding TIGR02808 family protein, which translates to MSELESIIWHVLGYMAMPTIFIAGFCAVFIAAVGILKISGDTPVKD; encoded by the coding sequence ATGAGTGAATTAGAATCGATCATTTGGCATGTATTAGGTTACATGGCAATGCCAACTATTTTTATTGCAGGTTTTTGCGCTGTATTTATTGCAGCCGTAGGCATTTTAAAGATATCTGGTGATACACCAGTAAAAGATTAA
- a CDS encoding aldehyde dehydrogenase has product MNRYSQEIQAQRDFFIANLPFSFDYRKKQLISLKKAIQHYQQDLNEALALDLGKPEFESYMTEIGLVLHEIDLVVKKLKHWIKPKKVKSPLFIQPANSYIHPTPLGVCLIISPFNYPVSLTLSPLIAALSAGNCCTIKTSELTPNVSLVLKKLIDSTFTSNYVHCINGGVEEVTAILAQKFDHIFFTGSTEVGKLVMKQAAEHLTPVTLELGGKSPCIVAADANIDIAVKRIVYGKMLNAGQTCIAPDYVLVDDSIKDLFLTKIVQRIESIYGSDASESEDFGRIVNEKHALRISELIEPDKVIVGGHVDIERRYIAPTVMTNVTLNDPIMQQEIFGPVLPVISFSELNDVLTIIDQLSDHPLAAYIFSENKQVQHLLLSKIQAGGIVVNHCLQHAANPNLPFGGVGNSGIGHYHGKFGFDCFSHQKSVLKAATWLDLSFVYPPYKGKLSMLKKLLK; this is encoded by the coding sequence ATGAATAGATATTCACAAGAAATCCAAGCGCAACGTGATTTTTTTATTGCTAACCTGCCTTTTTCTTTCGATTATCGAAAGAAACAACTGATCTCATTAAAAAAGGCTATTCAGCATTATCAACAGGATTTAAATGAAGCATTAGCGCTCGACTTAGGGAAACCTGAGTTTGAATCTTACATGACAGAAATTGGTTTGGTACTACATGAAATTGACTTGGTTGTTAAAAAATTAAAACACTGGATCAAACCTAAAAAGGTAAAATCACCTTTATTTATACAACCTGCTAACAGTTATATTCATCCAACGCCGCTCGGTGTTTGTTTAATCATATCTCCTTTTAATTACCCCGTGTCGTTAACGTTATCTCCTTTGATCGCAGCACTTTCTGCCGGAAATTGCTGCACCATAAAAACCTCAGAATTAACACCCAATGTGAGCCTTGTCTTAAAGAAACTCATTGATTCAACCTTCACTTCAAATTACGTTCATTGTATTAATGGAGGCGTTGAGGAAGTAACGGCTATACTTGCACAAAAATTTGACCACATCTTTTTTACTGGCAGTACAGAAGTCGGTAAGTTAGTGATGAAGCAAGCTGCAGAACATTTAACACCGGTGACACTAGAGTTAGGTGGTAAAAGCCCTTGTATTGTTGCTGCTGATGCGAATATAGATATTGCGGTAAAGCGTATTGTTTATGGAAAGATGTTGAATGCAGGGCAAACCTGTATTGCGCCTGATTATGTATTAGTCGATGATTCAATCAAAGACTTATTCCTAACAAAAATAGTACAACGCATTGAGTCTATTTACGGCTCAGATGCGAGTGAAAGTGAAGATTTTGGTCGTATCGTCAATGAAAAACATGCATTACGAATTAGTGAGTTAATTGAGCCAGATAAAGTAATTGTAGGTGGGCATGTTGATATTGAAAGACGTTATATTGCACCGACGGTAATGACGAATGTAACGCTCAATGATCCTATCATGCAGCAAGAAATATTTGGGCCTGTTTTACCTGTTATTAGTTTTTCTGAATTAAATGACGTGTTAACCATTATTGATCAGTTATCTGATCATCCTTTAGCGGCTTATATTTTCAGTGAAAACAAACAGGTTCAACACTTATTGTTATCCAAAATTCAAGCTGGTGGGATTGTGGTGAACCATTGCTTACAGCACGCTGCAAATCCTAATTTACCTTTTGGTGGTGTTGGTAATAGTGGTATTGGTCATTATCACGGTAAATTTGGATTCGACTGTTTTTCTCATCAAAAAAGCGTATTGAAAGCGGCAACTTGGCTTGATCTTTCCTTTGTTTACCCTCCTTATAAGGGCAAACTGTCTATGCTCAAAAAGCTGTTAAAATAA
- a CDS encoding TetR/AcrR family transcriptional regulator, whose protein sequence is MQPRKQHLIDTALILFNQFGYHATGIDLILAESGVSKATLYKHFRSKEALILAALQLRHEQVVSKLQAKIEDNKSQKYVDPVDNVLFIFDDLNEWFNSDTFFGCNFINVSAEYADPNHPINIFAAKHKQIIVNIIAEQLTTKENNQVSQQKADQVGLLIEGAIVMAHTRGMKQSALIAKEMAKHLL, encoded by the coding sequence ATGCAACCAAGAAAACAACATTTAATCGATACTGCACTGATTTTGTTTAATCAGTTTGGCTACCATGCAACGGGTATTGATTTGATTTTAGCTGAATCAGGCGTTTCAAAAGCAACACTATATAAACACTTTCGCAGTAAAGAAGCGTTAATATTGGCAGCATTACAACTTCGTCATGAGCAGGTAGTTAGTAAATTGCAGGCTAAAATTGAAGATAATAAAAGCCAAAAATATGTTGATCCGGTTGATAACGTGTTGTTTATTTTTGATGATTTAAATGAATGGTTTAATAGTGACACTTTCTTTGGCTGTAACTTTATTAATGTCAGTGCTGAGTACGCCGATCCCAATCATCCAATTAATATCTTCGCGGCAAAACACAAACAAATCATTGTAAATATTATTGCTGAACAGTTAACGACGAAAGAAAATAATCAAGTCAGTCAGCAAAAAGCAGATCAAGTAGGTTTATTGATTGAAGGTGCTATTGTAATGGCTCACACTCGTGGAATGAAACAGTCTGCATTGATTGCAAAAGAGATGGCTAAACATCTACTTTAA
- a CDS encoding metalloregulator ArsR/SmtB family transcription factor, with protein sequence MLPHQFFKMLSDETRLRCLILIAREERVSVGELCVALEQSQPKISRHLAILRQSGVLLDQRDGQWVYYVVNSELPGWMRKVIAGLTASNCLKAEYQQDIANYQVAKLVSK encoded by the coding sequence ATGTTGCCCCATCAGTTTTTTAAAATGTTATCCGATGAAACACGTTTACGTTGTTTGATTTTAATTGCGCGAGAAGAGCGAGTCAGCGTGGGTGAATTATGTGTTGCCCTTGAACAAAGCCAACCGAAAATATCTCGGCATTTAGCTATCCTACGTCAATCAGGTGTATTGCTAGATCAACGAGATGGCCAGTGGGTGTATTACGTTGTTAATTCAGAATTACCTGGATGGATGCGTAAAGTCATTGCTGGTTTGACAGCTTCAAATTGCTTAAAAGCAGAGTACCAACAAGATATTGCTAATTATCAAGTGGCAAAGTTAGTGAGTAAATAA
- the arsJ gene encoding organoarsenical effux MFS transporter ArsJ, with the protein MKWFLQLDKSLRQYLLVTFNYWNFTVTDGALRMLVVLYFYQLGYSPLNIALLFLFYEIFGVITNLVGGWLGARIGLNRTMNIGLAMQVIALLLLTVPSEWLTIPWVMMAQALSGIAKDLNKMSAKSAIKTLIPHNQQGKLYHWVAVLTGSKNTLKGAGFFIGGLLLTLVGFQIALLIMAVVLAAVFIMSLMFLEGDLGIAKTKPKFSQMFSKSGPVNILSAARLFLFASRDVWFVVALPIYLASIFGWSHSIVGAFLAAWVIAYGIVQGFAPKITAYFAKEGTTPDGKSAMLWCLLLAVVTGVLAIGIELEWQVQWMITIGLLIFGAIFAVNSSLHSYLIISYAKQDGVSLDVGFYYMANAMGRLVGTVLSGWVYQAYGFAACLWIAFAFLVITSVISLKLPVQKATE; encoded by the coding sequence ATGAAATGGTTTTTACAACTTGATAAATCATTGCGTCAGTATTTATTAGTCACCTTTAATTATTGGAATTTTACGGTAACCGATGGTGCATTACGTATGTTGGTGGTGCTGTATTTTTATCAACTAGGGTACAGTCCTTTAAATATCGCTTTGTTGTTTCTTTTTTATGAGATCTTTGGCGTAATAACTAATCTAGTAGGTGGGTGGTTAGGCGCGAGAATCGGCTTGAATCGCACCATGAACATTGGTTTAGCGATGCAAGTGATTGCGTTGTTGTTACTCACCGTGCCGAGTGAATGGTTAACCATTCCTTGGGTAATGATGGCACAAGCATTATCGGGTATTGCTAAAGACCTCAATAAAATGAGTGCTAAAAGCGCGATTAAAACACTCATACCTCATAACCAACAAGGTAAACTTTACCATTGGGTTGCAGTATTAACGGGATCTAAAAATACCTTAAAAGGTGCTGGTTTTTTCATTGGTGGTTTATTGCTAACGCTGGTGGGTTTCCAAATTGCTTTGTTAATAATGGCAGTGGTATTGGCTGCGGTTTTTATTATGAGCTTAATGTTCCTTGAAGGCGATTTAGGTATAGCAAAAACCAAACCTAAATTCAGTCAAATGTTTTCAAAATCTGGCCCTGTGAATATCCTCTCTGCAGCACGTTTATTTCTATTTGCATCGCGTGATGTATGGTTTGTTGTGGCATTACCTATTTATTTAGCCAGTATTTTTGGTTGGTCGCACTCTATTGTCGGCGCTTTTTTAGCCGCGTGGGTCATTGCTTACGGCATAGTGCAAGGTTTTGCGCCTAAAATAACCGCATACTTTGCGAAAGAGGGCACAACACCGGACGGTAAAAGTGCGATGTTGTGGTGTCTATTATTAGCCGTTGTTACTGGTGTGTTAGCGATCGGTATCGAACTCGAATGGCAAGTACAATGGATGATCACCATTGGTTTATTGATTTTTGGCGCAATCTTCGCCGTTAACTCGTCTTTACATTCCTACTTAATTATCAGCTATGCAAAACAAGATGGTGTGTCATTAGATGTGGGGTTTTACTACATGGCCAATGCGATGGGGCGCTTAGTCGGCACCGTACTATCGGGATGGGTTTATCAAGCTTATGGCTTTGCCGCGTGTTTATGGATCGCCTTTGCGTTCTTGGTGATCACCAGTGTGATTTCATTAAAGCTGCCTGTTCAAAAAGCCACTGAATAA
- a CDS encoding pyridoxamine 5'-phosphate oxidase family protein — protein MNNTVANSWHHGELIAQKRIGTEQRMAEVGPKFIRELMPQQHRDFFESLTMMFIGYTNFQSQTCASVLFGEPGFVSSPDPSELVINLQYSIGDFTNQSVKVGDRIGLLGLEFQSKRRNRINVIVTDINQKSITVKVLQSFGNCPKYIQPKTWAFNPDYQRLPSIAEVALDTKINTDKTIKQMITNADTFFIASCFDDGELLNNRGTDISHRGGDAGFVEVNESGQLLIEDYYGNGFFNTIGNLLLNPIASLLFFDTQLGHALQITVSAEILWNDDQAVDDGNKQLGTVSNKADVNQVRMLCFTPIKIEHYDNGFAYLQK, from the coding sequence ATGAATAATACAGTGGCAAACAGTTGGCATCACGGTGAGTTAATTGCACAAAAACGAATCGGTACTGAACAACGTATGGCAGAAGTGGGACCTAAATTCATTCGTGAATTGATGCCTCAACAACATCGAGATTTTTTTGAATCGCTAACCATGATGTTTATTGGCTATACAAATTTTCAGTCGCAGACTTGTGCCAGTGTATTATTTGGTGAACCAGGGTTTGTTTCATCACCAGACCCAAGTGAGCTGGTTATTAACCTTCAATATTCGATAGGCGACTTTACCAATCAAAGTGTGAAAGTCGGGGATAGAATAGGTTTACTGGGTCTTGAATTTCAGTCAAAAAGACGTAATCGCATCAACGTTATTGTCACTGATATTAATCAGAAAAGCATAACGGTTAAAGTACTGCAAAGTTTTGGGAATTGTCCTAAATATATTCAACCTAAAACATGGGCTTTTAATCCTGACTATCAACGTTTACCTTCGATAGCAGAAGTGGCGTTAGACACTAAAATAAATACCGATAAAACCATAAAACAGATGATTACCAACGCAGATACCTTTTTTATAGCGAGCTGTTTTGACGATGGAGAGTTGTTGAATAATCGTGGCACTGATATTTCTCATCGCGGTGGAGACGCTGGATTCGTAGAGGTTAATGAGTCAGGCCAATTATTAATTGAAGATTATTATGGTAATGGCTTTTTTAATACCATAGGCAATTTATTATTAAATCCAATTGCTAGTTTATTATTTTTCGATACTCAGCTTGGCCATGCACTACAAATAACCGTCTCTGCAGAAATACTATGGAATGACGATCAAGCAGTTGATGATGGCAATAAGCAGCTGGGGACAGTAAGTAATAAAGCAGATGTTAACCAAGTCAGAATGTTGTGTTTCACACCTATCAAAATAGAACATTATGATAATGGGTTTGCCTATTTACAAAAGTAG
- a CDS encoding VOC family protein — MCSTSSKSTESSNAATVTTEIGTSGIHHLGLTIPDIKQTSDFFIEQLNFKKVGEVPAYPAIFVSDGTVMLTLWQIKDAENTVKFDRTKNVGLHHFALKVNTIEQLNALYQNLLKLEDVEIEFAPEALGDSPFVHMMCLIPGGVRLELISE, encoded by the coding sequence ATGTGTTCTACATCATCAAAATCAACAGAAAGCAGCAATGCGGCAACCGTTACAACAGAAATTGGTACTTCAGGTATTCACCATTTAGGTTTAACTATTCCAGATATCAAACAAACATCCGATTTTTTCATTGAACAACTAAACTTTAAAAAAGTAGGGGAAGTACCTGCATATCCTGCTATTTTTGTATCTGATGGAACGGTAATGTTAACGTTATGGCAGATCAAAGACGCTGAGAACACGGTTAAATTTGATCGTACAAAAAATGTAGGACTTCATCATTTTGCACTAAAAGTGAACACTATTGAGCAATTAAACGCGTTATATCAAAATCTACTTAAGCTTGAGGATGTTGAGATTGAGTTTGCACCTGAAGCATTAGGCGATTCACCTTTTGTTCATATGATGTGTTTGATTCCTGGTGGCGTGAGATTAGAACTGATCAGCGAGTAA
- a CDS encoding MerR family transcriptional regulator, which translates to MPTITSSFQRITCLGGLINIQRFSTLTNISAHTIRYYEKIGVLKHIARNANGHRFFTSKDIDWIKFVKRLKEMGMPLDNIKLYADLREQGESTAEQRKQLLQDHAVLLEEKIVLEALHLKKIKEKIIYYENVINKN; encoded by the coding sequence TTGCCAACCATTACTTCCTCATTTCAACGTATTACCTGCTTAGGAGGCCTTATCAATATTCAACGCTTTTCAACTTTAACAAACATATCTGCGCATACTATTCGCTATTATGAAAAAATTGGGGTGTTAAAGCACATTGCCAGAAATGCCAATGGACATCGTTTTTTTACTTCAAAGGATATCGATTGGATTAAATTTGTTAAACGCTTAAAAGAGATGGGCATGCCGCTAGATAATATTAAGCTTTACGCCGATTTAAGAGAGCAAGGAGAATCTACCGCAGAGCAGAGAAAGCAGTTGTTGCAAGATCATGCCGTGCTCTTAGAAGAGAAAATAGTCTTGGAAGCGTTACACCTTAAAAAGATAAAAGAAAAAATTATCTACTATGAAAACGTTATTAATAAAAATTAA
- a CDS encoding carboxymuconolactone decarboxylase family protein, with translation MTTLNERYEIGLKNLNLIDKEAGEKVVESLIDCSPDLVKYVIEYAFGDVYNRTELALKSKELTVVAALTAMGNAAPQLKVHIHGALNVGCNIAQIQEVILQMSAYAGFPSAINGMLALKEVVADRKLEGKQDEAGVVQSSPVSKNTTRYDLGAAHLNKLSADQVKNLEETFKDISPDMAKFVIEYGFADIFSRPALDSKHREMATIAALTAIGTATPQLKFHIKAALNIGVSQVEIREIMILMSVYCGFPAAINGTLALKGVINESDVK, from the coding sequence ATGACTACTTTAAATGAACGTTATGAAATTGGGTTAAAAAATTTAAATCTAATTGATAAAGAAGCAGGCGAAAAAGTCGTCGAAAGTTTAATAGACTGTTCACCAGATTTAGTGAAATACGTTATTGAATATGCTTTTGGGGATGTTTATAACCGGACAGAGTTAGCGCTAAAATCCAAAGAATTGACTGTTGTTGCTGCGCTAACAGCCATGGGTAATGCGGCACCGCAATTAAAGGTGCATATTCATGGGGCATTGAATGTTGGCTGTAACATTGCTCAAATTCAAGAGGTGATATTGCAGATGTCCGCTTATGCTGGCTTTCCAAGTGCAATAAATGGCATGCTGGCGTTAAAAGAAGTGGTTGCGGATCGCAAGCTAGAAGGCAAACAAGATGAGGCGGGCGTTGTTCAATCGTCTCCTGTGTCTAAAAACACTACTCGTTATGATTTAGGTGCGGCGCATTTAAATAAGTTGAGTGCTGATCAAGTTAAAAATTTAGAGGAAACCTTCAAAGATATTTCACCTGATATGGCTAAGTTTGTTATTGAATACGGTTTTGCTGATATTTTCTCAAGACCTGCTTTAGATAGTAAACACAGAGAAATGGCGACGATTGCTGCATTAACGGCCATAGGAACGGCAACACCACAACTTAAGTTTCATATCAAAGCGGCTTTAAATATAGGGGTTAGCCAGGTAGAAATAAGAGAAATAATGATTTTAATGAGTGTTTATTGTGGATTCCCTGCTGCTATTAATGGCACCTTAGCATTAAAAGGCGTTATTAATGAAAGTGATGTGAAGTAA